A portion of the Oncorhynchus nerka isolate Pitt River linkage group LG27, Oner_Uvic_2.0, whole genome shotgun sequence genome contains these proteins:
- the LOC115126234 gene encoding GTPase IMAP family member 4-like gives MEDVNNENAELAQQICDVKTEVERLRREISAQMTEHGETSDTGSILPVRRRHSMEFPLNMGGETSDTDPTLPLRRTNSMELPPPHMGGESSSPDSPVSPSVSELRLVLLGRTGAGRGAAGNTILGREEFGAQASPSAVTQRSKRREGDVCGRRLVLVDTPDWFCPGLSLEEMRQDVGLCVRLSAPGPHAFLLVIPVEPSKGEERGVLGRMEMFGEGCWEHTVILFTHDDGLKEQSIEEFLQAGSRDLQQLVEKSGSRYHVLNIKDRAHGTQVSELLDQVEEMVAGNRERFYSSQTYKEAEDQVREMAGNIQRERGEKKQREERDLRERLQKELQDSLIKIEGVIQEHEGDIRTLSERTSELERQVKEERDEEKKRELERELKRESDRREEMERKLERFREKRENERREMEERHRQEMENYEGEARVEAERNLMKIVLPELQRNIMISQTKMQRKFSRQMEEKNRQMKEKNRQMKEKDRAMEEKDRAMEEKDREMEEKDRVIVERDGDIEGLIERLREMCK, from the exons ATGGAGGATGTCAACAATGAAAATGCTGAACTGG CTCAACAGATATGTGATGTGAAGACTGAGgtagagagactgagaagagagatCTCAGCCCAGATGACTG AACATGGAGAGACGTCAGATACAGGTTCCATCCTCCCAGTCAGGAGGAGACACAGCATGGAGTTTCCTCTAAACA TGGGAGGAGAGACCTCAGATACAGACCCCACACTTCCACTGAGGAGGACAAACAGCATGGAGTTACCTCCTCCACATA tgggaggagagagcagcagtcCAGACTCCCCAGTGTCTCCCAGTGTGTCTGAGCTGAGACTGGTGCTGCTGGGGAGGACTGGGGCTGGAAGGGGTGCAGCAGGAAACACCATCCTGGGCAGAGAGGAGTTTGGGGCCCAGGCCAGCCCCTCTGCAGTGACCCAGAGGagtaagaggagagagggggacgtgTGTGGGAGACGGCTGGTGCTGGTGGACACTCCAGACTGGTTCTGTCCTGGACTCTCTCTGGAGGAGATGAGACAGGATGTGGGGctctgtgtccgtctgtctgcccCAGGACCCCACGCCTTCCTCCTGGTCATACCAGTGGAGCCCtctaagggggaggagagaggggtgctgGGGAGAATGGAGATGTTTGGGGAGGGTTGTTGGGAACACACTGTGATTCTATTCACCCATGATGATGGACTGAAAGAGCAGAGCATTGAGGAGTTTCTCCAAGCAGGAAGTCGGGACCTCCAGCAGCTTGTAGAGAAAAGTGGGAGCAGGTACCACGTCCTCAACATTAAGGACAGGGCCCATGGCACTCAGGTATCAGAGCTGCTGGATCAGGTAGAGGAGATGGTggcaggaaacagagagagattctACAGCAGTCAGACCTACAAGGAGGCAGAGGACCAGGTTAGAGAGATGGCGGGAaacatccagagagagagaggagagaagaaacagagggaggagagagacttgaGAGAGAGGCTTCAGAAGGAGTTGCAGGACTCTCTGATAAAGATAGAGGGAGTGATCCAGGAACATGAGGGAGATATCAGAACACTCAGTGAAAGAACcagtgaactggagagacaggtgaaagaagagagggatgaggagaagaaaagagagcTGGAGAGGGAGCTGAAGAGGGAGTCTgataggagggaggagatggagagaaagctggagagatttagagagaagagagagaatgagaggagggagatggaggagagacacagacaggagaTGGAGAACTATGAAGGAGAAGCCAGAGTTGAAGCAGAGAGAAACCTGATGAAGATAGTCCTGCCTGAGTTACAGAGGAACATCATGATCTCACAGACAAAGATGCAGAGGAAGTTCAGCagacagatggaggagaagaaTAGACAGATGAAGGAGAAGAATAGACAGATGAAGGAGAAGGATAGAGCGATGGAGGAGAAGGATAGAGCGATGgaggagaaggatagagagatggaggagaaggataGAGTGATTGTGGAAAGGGATGGAGatatagagggactgatagaaaGACTGAGGGAAATGTGTAAATGA
- the LOC135565256 gene encoding C-X-C motif chemokine 13-like, which translates to MPFKPHYLLVSLTLCWFVALQAFPMNGCAACQKCRCIRTSSAFISPRLFHRIEILPPGAHCRQTEIIVTKKDKATVCVTPDARWINKVIVKLQSTNKKKRSAELPISTTIE; encoded by the exons ATGCCTTTCAAGCCACACTACCTGTTGGTGTCCCTGACTCTCTGCTGGTTCGTGGCTCTTCAAG CTTTCCCCATGAACGGCTGTGCTGCATGTCAGAAGTGTCGCTGCATCCGGACGTCCTCTGCTTTCATCTCTCCTCGGCTGTTCCACAGGATAGAGATCCTACCTCCAGGTGCCCACTGTCGTCAAACAGAGATCAT CGTTACCAAGAAGGACAAAGCCACCGTCTGTGTGACTCCAGATGCAAGATGGATCAACAAAGTCATTGTCAAGTTACAAAg TACCAACAAGAAGAAGAGAAGTGCAGAACTTCCCATCTCAACCACCATTGAGTGA